A window of Flavobacterium branchiarum genomic DNA:
ACCAATTTTCCACCTAATTCATTTATTTTCAAGGCTACACCCCAAGCAACGTTTCCGAAACCTGAAATTGCAACTCTTTTTCCTTTAATCTCATGTCCGATAGTACGCAACATTTGATCAGTAAAATATACAACTCCGTATCCAGTAGCTTCTGGTCTGATTAATGAACCACCATAAGCAATTCCTTTACCAGTTAAAACTCCTGTAAACTCATTTTTGATTCTTTTGTATTGACCAAATAAGTATCCAATTTCTCTAGCACCTACACCAATATCTCCTGCAGGAACGTCAAGATCTGGTCCAATATGACGACATAATTCAGTCATAAATGATTGACAAAAACGCATAATCTCACCGTCAGATTTTCCTTCAGGATCAAAATCAGCTCCTCCTTTTCCACCTCCCATAGGAAGTGTTGTCAAACTATTTTTGAAAACTTGTTCAAAAGCTAAAAACTTTAAAACTGATAAGTTTACTGTATGGTGAAATCTAATTCCACCTTTATATGGTCCGATTGCTGAATTCATCTGAATTCTGAATCCTCTATTTACTATAATTTCTCCTTTATCGTCAACCCATGGCACTCTAAAAATGATAGAACGTTCTGGCTCTGCAATTCTAAGAAGTAAATTCTTCCCATCGTATTTTTTCTGTTCGGCAATGAATGGAATTACTGTTTCAGCA
This region includes:
- the gdhA gene encoding NADP-specific glutamate dehydrogenase yields the protein MKQKINEFMTLVESKNPNEPEFIQAVREFAETVIPFIAEQKKYDGKNLLLRIAEPERSIIFRVPWVDDKGEIIVNRGFRIQMNSAIGPYKGGIRFHHTVNLSVLKFLAFEQVFKNSLTTLPMGGGKGGADFDPEGKSDGEIMRFCQSFMTELCRHIGPDLDVPAGDIGVGAREIGYLFGQYKRIKNEFTGVLTGKGIAYGGSLIRPEATGYGVVYFTDQMLRTIGHEIKGKRVAISGFGNVAWGVALKINELGGKLVTISGPDGYIYDEEGISGEKIEHMVEMRASGNNRAEMYVKKYPNAQFHKGKSPWEVKVDIAIPCATQNELNEEDAKNLIANGVLCVTEAANMPCTLDAIKQFVGKKVLFAPGKAANAGGVAASGLEMTQNSIRLNWTSEEVDLRLKDIMVGIHNQCKKYGVGEDGYVNYVKGANIAGFVKVADAMLAQGVV